The window ACTCGGCCGATCGCCGCGATATCGTTGCGCACAGCCGTCGACGTGTCGCAGTAGGCCACGAGCACCGCCCGGATCGACCGGTCGCCTTCGAGAAACCCGGCAATCTCATCGGGCTCCACGTCGCTCGCCCAATCCCGCGCAACGCGATGCACGACGATGCCGTACGTCTCCGCGATCTTCGCCCACATCTCGCCGAACGCGCCGTTGCAGCAGGCGACGATCGCGTCGCCCGGCGAGAGCAGATTGCACAGCGACGCCTCGAGCGCGCCGCGCCCCGTCGTGTGCACGGGCAGCACCGGCTGCCGCGTGCCGAAGATTGGTCCGATCAGCTCGAGCATCTCCGACAGCTCGGCGGAGAACTGCGGCGTCCGATGATGCAGCATTGCCCGCGCGCCCGCGCGCCGCACACGCTCGGGCACGCGCGTCGGACCCGGCGTCATCAACAGATATGGAACGTCATCCGGCCCAAGCGACGTCACGCGATCACGCCCTTCCGCCGCAGCAGATCGTCGACGTCGCCGCGAATGAGCATTCCCTCATTGATCTCCGCGACGCGCTTTCGCTCGCGCTCCAGCAGTTCGTCGAGGAGGTGAAGCACTTCCTCGGCGTGATCGCGCGGAACGACCGCGACGCCGTCGTCGTCACCGACGATAATGTCGCCGGGCATCACAACCGTGCCGCCGCACGCAATCGGAACGTTGACCTCACCCGGACCGTCCTTATCGCAGCTGCCGGGCGTCACCGCACGACTGAACGCGGGGAAATGCAGTGCTGCAATTCCCTCGACATCTCGAATCGCGCCGTCGACGACGATGCCCCCGAGTTTTTTCGCCGCCGCCGTGCGACACATCAGATCGCCAAAGACGGCGGTCGTCGTGCTTCCGACCGTGTTGACGACGACGACATCGCCCGGCTGCGCGACGTCGAGCGCTTTGTGAACCATGAGATTGTCCGCGGGCCGGCAGAGCACCGTCACCGCCGGACCGTACAAGGGAAATCCGCTGCGTGACCGGATTCCCGGATCCATGAAATTGAACCGCCCCATGGCATCGGCGACGTTCGCGCTCGCCGCTCCCTTGAAGCGCGCAATGAGACCGTCACTGAGTCGCGGCGGGGTTGGGAGTATTCGAAACCCGAGCTTGCCGGCCATGTCGATGGCTAGGTGGCTGGTGAATGGTCGTTCGTGATTGGTAGATGATACCAGCCGACCGCGACGCGGCAACCCGCTGGATTACGTCCCCGTTTCCTTCGGATGAGTCCCGAGCGCGGCGAGCGAGTCGTCCGCGAAGCGATTCACTAACTCGACCTGCTCGGTCGCCGAGGCCTTCGCAACGATCTCCGACGCCGTGAGCACTGCGCCGAACCAGTCGGCCGTATGCCAGTGGCCGATCCCGAGCGGTGCCACGGCAAATGTTGGTCGCGGAGATGGTCCGACATAGAAATACGGCTCGGCGTAACTCGTGTCTCCTGGCGACATTCCGATTCCGATGGTTTGAAGCGGACCGCCGGAGCAGCTCACCAGCGTCGCGATATCGAAGTGGTGCGGCCAGCAGCGGACGTCGCTCGCGCCGGGCGTCTGAGCTCGACGCCCCTCGAGCAGGGTGTGTGCGTTGCGATACCACCGCGCCAGCTCCTCTACTGCTTCGCGTTGCCTAACGAAGTGGCCGCCAGAGTCCGTCGAATGCGGCGCGATGGAGAAGTGCAACGACGTGTGCAGCGCTGCTGGGTCGCGGCCCGCGTCGCCAATCCGGGCCCGTAGCCAGGCGATTGCGTCTTTTCGCGTTCGTTCAACGAGCGGAAGGATCGCTGTGTCGTCACCGAATGCATCGAGAAAGAGCAGCGTGAGATCCGCCATTCGCAGGCCGACACGAAACGGGCGCGGGGCATCGACGATCTCGGTTTCCAGTGCGTCCGCGCTCACGAGCCACGTCATGCTCGTGTGACTGTCGTCCGACCGCGAGGGTATGTACGAGGCGCCGACGAGCGCCAGCAGCAGTGCGGCGTGATGCGCTGTCTCGCGCGCGTCGCCGAGCGATTTCGGCGAAACCGTACCAACGCGTTCCCACTCGATTGTCATGCTTCGCTCAGGATGACAAAGAAAAACGGCGCCAGTCGGAAGACTAGCGCCGCCTTTCTCGTTCCATCAAGCGGTTACGGATTGCGGTCGAGGCACCCGTGGAAATTCGGGTTGTTGTTCTCCTCGTCCTTCGGCACCGGCAGGTTTACGTCCGTGCCGTACGTTCCACCACGATAGTGGGTCCCCGCCGGGAACGAGTTCCCAACGTTGTACCACGTCTTGTAGGGATCCTGCCTGACGAGTCGGCGCAGATCGCCCAACCGCTCGCCGCGGCTGAACGTCCAGAATGCTTTCTCGCGGAACAGCTGCGCAACGCGCGCGCTGTCGGTTCCCGGATCGGTAAGCGCCGGAAGCGCGTTGGCCGCCACCGTCACCGTGCCGAGCGTCTGGGCCGCCGCGCGCAGCCCGTTCAGGGTCGCCAACGTTCCCGTCGTCGCCGTTGCGTAATTACCAGACAGGAACGCCGCCTCGGCCTCGATCAGTCGAGCATCGATGCCATTGGTCACGTCGACCGGCGTCTCCTGACCCCAGATCGACGTCGTGCGCGAGAACGTCAGACCGTCCTGCGACTTCGTCGTGTCCTTGCCGTTCGTGCTGATCGTGTACTTCGACGGCACGCGCGGATCTTTCGATGAGAAGAACGGAGTCTGCCCCGTGACGAGAATGTCGTGCGCGTTTCCCTCGAGGCTGTCGCCGACGTTGTACCGACGACCGCTGTTCGGCTGGCCCCAGATCGCGTTGCTTCCCGAGCTCGCCGCGTACGTGTGCTGGTACTTGAACGACGTCGGAATGCCGTTCATAAGCGCCGCCGCCGCAGCGACGTTTGCCGCGCCGCCGAGGCCTAACAAGGCGCGAGCTTTCGTGATCTTGATTGCGCGGCCGACATCGCTCGCGGTGTCCGCGACGGCCAGCAGCTTGTATCCCGAGTCCAGCGTCGAGATTGCCGTCGTGAAGATCGCAGAAACCGGCTGCGGCGTGCCGTAAACGATCGTCGTCGGCGAGGTCGCCGTCGACGCGTCGCTCAACGGAATGCCGTTGCAGAAGTCCGACGCGAGCTGCATTTCCGCATTCCCACGTGCGAGATACAGCTCGGCGATCTGCACCGTCTGCGTCGGATTCCACTTCACCATCGCCGGCAGCGCCTGATCTACTGCTGTACGGACGCGCTCCAACTTGCGGAAGTCGAACGTCACCGTGGCGTTATTGAGCTGAACTCGGCGCTCGTCGAGCTCGTCGTTCTGCACGAAGGTGGACGACGTACCCCACTCGTCGGCGAGCAAGCCGCCGGTGAGCCAGGTGCTTTCCTGTCCGTTCGTGTTGTCACCACCCGTCGCGAAGCGCCAGCGCTGGAGCGCGCCAATGCGCAACGCGTTCGCGCCTTCGGGCGAGTCGAGATCTGACGGCGAGATCAGATCTGGGTCGGTTGCCTGGAGGAGGCTATCGGTGCACGCCGTCGCGCCGAGTGCAACCAGAGTCGCGAACGACCCGAGCAACACCAGCGCGCGCGTCCGCGCAATGCCTCGTAGTCTCGATATATGCATTTATGAATTCTCAGAAGCCGAGGTTGAAGCGAACCGTGTAGTACGTCGGGATACCGAGCGTCTGGAACTCCTCGCCCGGGGCGTTGGGCGAATCGCCGGCAAGACGATCGATTTCCGGATCGATGCCGCGATACTTCGTCCACAGGTGCAGGTTTCGCGCGGCGAAGTTGAGCGACGCGGACCGTGAGCGCAGATACTTGCCGGCCCACACGTCAGGCAGATTCCACGTCGCCGTGAACTCACGCCACCGAATGAAGGAGGCGGGCTGGAAGAAGCCATCCAGCGTCTTCGACGGATCGTCGCGCGTGGCCACGACCATCGCCTGCTCCTCGAGCGACGCGCGCGGAACGAGCTTCCCGTTCACGACGTCTGCGTTCATCAAGCCGTCGCAGTTCTGGCGGCTGACGCAACGGATGCGCTCCGTGTTGTTGTACCACTTGTAACCACCCTTGTAGTCGAACAGCGACGCAAAGCGCAGGCGGTGACCAAAGAGGTCGATGCCCGGCTGGAGCGACGTGAGGTATCGCGGCGAGGAATAGCCGCGGAAGATCGGCTGCGAGCCGACGAACACCTCGTTCAGATTCGGATCGTCGCTGTGGACGAGCACACCGTCTCCGTTCTTGTCCTGCCAGCCAGTGATCGGCTGCGCCCAGAAGCCGAAGAGCGGATACCCGGCAACCGCGCGCCAGGTCGTGTTGATCTGCGGCGGCACTGGGCCAAGGCTCACCAGCTTGTTGTCGTTGATCGAGCCGCTGAGCGTGACGTCGAACGCGATGCGACGCGTGTCAAAGATCTGCGCGTTGAGCGCGAGCTCTTCACCCGCGTTCTTGACCGAACCGATGTTCTCCTTGACGGTGTTCGCGGCGCCCGCGGACGGGGCGACGATCGCGTCGATGAGTGCATCCTTGGTCAGCTTGCTGTAGTACGTGAGCTCGGCGTGGAGGCGATGACCGATCAAGTCGGCATCGAAGCCACCCTCGAACTCGGTCGTGCGCTCCGGCTTGAGGTTCGGATTGCCAAGCGCGGTGAAGGTCGCACCGGCGATGTCCGTCTGCTTCAGGTTTCCGGTGACGCCGCTGAAATAACGGAGCGCATCGTTCGATCCGGGCTGCACACCCGCGGCGCCGTACGCGGCGCGGAAGCGGAACTGATCCAGCCAGTGCGGCTTCGGGAAGAACGGCTCGTCCGAGGCCAGCCAGGAAACGCTCGCTTTCGGATAGAACACGCGCTGGAACTTCGTACCGAAGGCGCTGTTCTGGTCCGAGCGCACGGCGCCGGTCACGAACAGACGGTCGCGGAAACCAACTTGCTGTTCGACGAACACGCCGAAAGTTTTCGTCAGCGTCGTCGCCTCAGTCGCCGACTGCACGGCGCCCGAGTTGGGTGTCTGCGTGCCTGGGCTGAGCTGACTGCCAAACGCATCGTTCTGGTCGAGCTGATAGTTGACGAACTGTGCGCCGAACGTGGTCCGCGAGTTCAGCGTCGGCCTCGGATTGAACGTCTCCGTGCTGCCGAGGTCGAACGAGAAGTTCCGGAGACCGGTGCGGTTGTCGTCCTTGAAGCCGAGGCGATACGTCGAGCTCACCGGTGGACCCTGGCCGTTGCGGTTCAGGTTCAGGTCGACGCGACTTGTGTAATCGAGACCGATGTTCGCGCGATTCTGCATCCAGCTGAATGGACGCCAGTTGGCGTTGCCGCTCGTGATGATGCGGTTGAGCCGCTGCTCGTTGAGCTCCTGGAAGGTGTAGCCAGGAGTCCACGCACGGTAACCGTGAAGTGGCGTGCCGAGACCGCTGACGGTTCCGTTGTTCACGTACCCCGCGCCACCGAAGATCTGCGACCCGATGCCCGCCGTCGCGTTCGACTCGGTTGCATAACGAGTATTGACGTGGATCAGGTTACCGGTGAAGCCGAGGTCGAGCTTCGGCGAGACGGAGGTGTTGAGGTTCGACCTGAAGCTGTACTTGTACTGATCGTTAGGCCGCTGAACGTTGTCGGGCACGACGGTGCCGACGCTGTCGAAGCGCTGCCGCTCGAAATCGGGAAGCTTGAGCACGCCCATCTCGTCTTCGCGCTCACCCGAAACGAAGTAGCGGAGCGACTCCGAGCCGCCCTGCACGTTCGCGCCGAACTTGCTGCGGTGACCGACACCAATCGGTGTCGCGCTCGCATCGTGGAATGGGCTGTACTGCCTGAGGCTGTCGGGGATGCATGCGCCGGAAGCCACCACCGGCATCGAGCACTCCTTGTATGGGAAGGGCGCGGTTGCAGTCGGAGAGTGACCGGCGATCGTGTAGTTGTACGGATAGTCGCTGTTGTCCTGCAGCAGGCCGCCCTCGGCCCAGCCATTCCATCGCGCGGCGCCGGCGCGACCCTTCTTCGTCGTGATGACGATGACGCCGTTGGCCGCATCGGTGCCGTACAACGTCGCCGCTGACGGGCCCTTCACGATCTCGATGTTCTCGATCTCGTCGGGGTTGATGTCGTTGGCGCGGTTCGGTGTCGCACCCCCTGTGAACAACGCCGTCGAGCTGGTGTTGCTCGTCATGCGGATGCCATCGATGATATAGATCGGATCGTTCGAGAGGCTGAGCGAGTTGTTGCCGCGGATACGCACGCGACCGCCGCCACCGACCTGCGATCCACCCGTGACCTGGACGCCCGGCGTACGAGCCGCGAGCACGTCCTGCACGTTGCTGATCGGCGACGTCTCCATGACCTTCGCCGCGTCGATGCTGCCGATGGCGTTGCCCAATTCCGAACGCCGCTGGTCGCCGGTCGCCGTCGTGACAACTTCGGTGAGCTTGACAACGACAGGAACCATCGCGAAGTCGAGCGTCGCGGCCTCCGTGCCGCTTACCTGGACTGGCTTCTTCTGCTCTTCATAGCCAACGCGGAGCACGCGGACCGTGTAGCTGCCCGCCGGTACGTTGCGGATGTTGTAACGTCCGTCCTGTCCAGCCGTCGCGAACAGGCTCGTGCCGACGAGCACGACGCGCGACTCTTGGAGCGGTTCACCACTGCCCGTCGCGGTGACGCGTCCGGTGATACTGGCCTGCTGTGCCTGTGCGACAGCGGCGCTGGCGGCGAGCACTCCTAATGGAAGTGCACACCACGCCAGAAGCCGCCTCGCGACCGTGCGTGGAAGACCCATAACGCTGACCTGTGAGGAGGGTGGGGAAGTGTTGCAGGGACTAAACGACAGTGACGAGATGCACCGGTGTGGTCACACCGGGAACCCGAGGTGAAACTCAGCCTAGCGAGTCGGGGGTCACTGCAGTTCCGGCAATTTAGTCTGCGACCGCGTTATGTGAAGCGGGCGTAACTAGATGCCAAACGACACTTATCGGGGCCAATATCCCTCCAGCGTTTGACGAGGCGTTAATTGTAAGAAAACTTCCAAGCTTTGCTGGGCGCCTAGCAACGGGCAACTCGTTGAGCACCTTGCGAGTCACAATTCTCGTTGGCGCTTATTTCAACACGGATCGAACGATCAGCAATCCGGCCGCCAAACGATTCGTTCCAACCCATCGGTTAATGGTTGTTGGTGGTTAGTGGCGGGGAAAGGACGACGGTGGGTTGATGGTTGTTGGTGATTGGTGGCGTGGAAAAGGAAGGCCGGCGAACTAGGCTCGCCGGCGCATCCACAGATACGAACAACCAATAACGAACAACCAACCACCAACAACTAATCACCACTAACAGCCGCCAACCTCATTTCTTCGGCTCGAGAATCTCGGAGATCCGGTGGTCCGCTCCCGAGAGATGGAGCTGCGTCTCACGGTCCGCGGCGCGCGGTATCGCTCGGCGAATCTCCGCCTGGAGAGTGACGAGCTCGCCACGAAGCTCTGATTTAGCGTCCTCTGATAGCGGCGCCTGTGGCGCGCCAAAGTTGAAGCCGCCGCCTTGAACGGGCGTCGCCACCGTGATCGGAGTCAGCTTCCGATCGATGAGCGACAGATAATCGTTCTGCAGTTGGCGTCGGTAGGCATCGACTTTTGGGGAGGCTTCCGCTACCTCGCTCCACACACCCTTACGAAGATCGTCGAGCATGTCGGCCAACGAGTAGACGTCGCCGCCGCTCTTTGCGAGCGCCTCCTCCTCGAGCAATCGGTTCATGCGGCCATCGTTGAGCACGGCATTGAGGACGCGATTCTGTGCGCCGCCAATCCGTCCAAGCATTCCCTCTGCCTCGATGCGAGACGCGATGTCCGGTCGAATGAGATAGGCCGGTGTCTTGAAAACCTCATCATTGAGGAAGCGCATCGCCTCTGCCTGGCGAGCGCGCGAGAGCGCCGTGTACACCGCGCCCGGCTGGCTACCGGACTTGTACTGCACCGTGCCGCCCCCGATGATCGTGACCACATGTCCCGCCTCGGTGGCCCACTGCCCAACGGTGCGATCGTACAGCTCCTTCAATAGCTCGTTGTCCTCGTCGGGCCGCGTCCCGGCGCTCGGGATGTAGCCGACCACCCGCGCGATGTTCTTGAAGCCGAGCCGCGTCGATTTCACTGGATCGGCGTCGCCGACTGCCTCGTTGAGCGTTCCATACTGGCCAAATGCGTTGTTGCCCGAGAAGCGGTACCACGGAATGGTGTCCTGCATCCGCGTCCACTGCTCGAGCGTCGCGCGCTCATCATCGGGCGACTGAGTCTCGGTGGGTATCTCTTTATAACCCCACATGATCGTGTACTTGTCCCACGGTCCTACCCGCGGCGTAATGTCGCTCAGCGCGAGCTTGTCCTCCGGCTGCGCGACATAGTTCATGCGCGAGTAGTCCATGATGCTCGGGCTGTGTCCCATTTTGTGCACCCACGTAGGGCTGCGCACACTATCAGCTGGATATGTGGAGCTGCCGATCTGGTCGTGCTGGAGGCCTATCGTATGCCCGATCTCGTGGGCGACGCCCCACTCGAGCAGCTTGCCCATCAAGGAGTCGGGGAAGGGAATCGTGCGCGCCCGCGGATCGACCTGAGCCGCTTGCGTGAAGTACCACGCCTGCATCAACGCGATGAGGTTGTGGAAGATTCGCGACGAGCCGTTGAGGATCTCACCGGTCCGCGGATCGCTCACGTGTGGGCCGACCGAATTCTCGACCGTCGAAGGGAGCCAGCGAACCATCGTGTGCCGAATGTCTTCGGGCGACCAATCGGGATCGTTCGCGGGCACTTCGCCTGGAATGATGCCATCCTTGAAGCCCGCGGCCTCGAACGCCGGCTGCCAGTCGAGAATTGCCTGACGAATGTATGGCTGCCACTGCTTCGGTGTGGCCGGATCGACATAGTAGACGATCGGCTTCTTCGGGTAGCAGAGA of the Gemmatimonadaceae bacterium genome contains:
- a CDS encoding zinc-dependent metalloprotease, which translates into the protein MSRRIAILLSAVGVVAGCSKAPPATQPSPVQSPTQSPNRGTASPTTPSDSQAERGAGGAGGGAAGLGLAAARPRPYNRVITREAITRRGMFAVHRVGDRLYFEIPEKEMGRDELLVGRYAFAAAPQPQGRNGGGGGAGGGFGEYAGDEFGERTLRWERNGNRVILRSPSFSITADTTLSVYRAVEHSNYGPIIAVVNVEAYGPDSSAVIDVTRLFTTNVPEVAAIRGNIDATRSYIEHAMAFPDNVEIEATQTGVPGAAATAGRGGGGGGGAAAGAQQAQSVVAHWSIVRLPEQPMMPRRADERIGFFNVRTVDFGTRDQRAVTKEFITRWRLECSNRREGNLCYPKKPIVYYVDPATPKQWQPYIRQAILDWQPAFEAAGFKDGIIPGEVPANDPDWSPEDIRHTMVRWLPSTVENSVGPHVSDPRTGEILNGSSRIFHNLIALMQAWYFTQAAQVDPRARTIPFPDSLMGKLLEWGVAHEIGHTIGLQHDQIGSSTYPADSVRSPTWVHKMGHSPSIMDYSRMNYVAQPEDKLALSDITPRVGPWDKYTIMWGYKEIPTETQSPDDERATLEQWTRMQDTIPWYRFSGNNAFGQYGTLNEAVGDADPVKSTRLGFKNIARVVGYIPSAGTRPDEDNELLKELYDRTVGQWATEAGHVVTIIGGGTVQYKSGSQPGAVYTALSRARQAEAMRFLNDEVFKTPAYLIRPDIASRIEAEGMLGRIGGAQNRVLNAVLNDGRMNRLLEEEALAKSGGDVYSLADMLDDLRKGVWSEVAEASPKVDAYRRQLQNDYLSLIDRKLTPITVATPVQGGGFNFGAPQAPLSEDAKSELRGELVTLQAEIRRAIPRAADRETQLHLSGADHRISEILEPKK
- a CDS encoding SusC/RagA family TonB-linked outer membrane protein is translated as MGLPRTVARRLLAWCALPLGVLAASAAVAQAQQASITGRVTATGSGEPLQESRVVLVGTSLFATAGQDGRYNIRNVPAGSYTVRVLRVGYEEQKKPVQVSGTEAATLDFAMVPVVVKLTEVVTTATGDQRRSELGNAIGSIDAAKVMETSPISNVQDVLAARTPGVQVTGGSQVGGGGRVRIRGNNSLSLSNDPIYIIDGIRMTSNTSSTALFTGGATPNRANDINPDEIENIEIVKGPSAATLYGTDAANGVIVITTKKGRAGAARWNGWAEGGLLQDNSDYPYNYTIAGHSPTATAPFPYKECSMPVVASGACIPDSLRQYSPFHDASATPIGVGHRSKFGANVQGGSESLRYFVSGEREDEMGVLKLPDFERQRFDSVGTVVPDNVQRPNDQYKYSFRSNLNTSVSPKLDLGFTGNLIHVNTRYATESNATAGIGSQIFGGAGYVNNGTVSGLGTPLHGYRAWTPGYTFQELNEQRLNRIITSGNANWRPFSWMQNRANIGLDYTSRVDLNLNRNGQGPPVSSTYRLGFKDDNRTGLRNFSFDLGSTETFNPRPTLNSRTTFGAQFVNYQLDQNDAFGSQLSPGTQTPNSGAVQSATEATTLTKTFGVFVEQQVGFRDRLFVTGAVRSDQNSAFGTKFQRVFYPKASVSWLASDEPFFPKPHWLDQFRFRAAYGAAGVQPGSNDALRYFSGVTGNLKQTDIAGATFTALGNPNLKPERTTEFEGGFDADLIGHRLHAELTYYSKLTKDALIDAIVAPSAGAANTVKENIGSVKNAGEELALNAQIFDTRRIAFDVTLSGSINDNKLVSLGPVPPQINTTWRAVAGYPLFGFWAQPITGWQDKNGDGVLVHSDDPNLNEVFVGSQPIFRGYSSPRYLTSLQPGIDLFGHRLRFASLFDYKGGYKWYNNTERIRCVSRQNCDGLMNADVVNGKLVPRASLEEQAMVVATRDDPSKTLDGFFQPASFIRWREFTATWNLPDVWAGKYLRSRSASLNFAARNLHLWTKYRGIDPEIDRLAGDSPNAPGEEFQTLGIPTYYTVRFNLGF